ATttatctccacacacacacttctttccATCCTGACACACTCAAAGTGACCGGGGCCTCGTAGAAGCAGCTTCATCAATCACGCCTTATAACTCTGATGAATGGCGGGGTAGCGAGGTGTGAGATTAACGGCGACCACAGTGAGCGAGCGGGGCTGAAGGAGTCGTGACAGCAGTAAATCAGGAGCACATCAGAGCCGTGAACAGACGAGCGGCGGCCCGCTTTAGGAACGATCGaggacttcctgtctgtgtgtgtgggttgttgTGTCTCCTGCCAGTAATCTCTGCTAACGGCGATGAGAGTTTGAGGCTACGCTCTTCTGACCTGGCGGCAGATTAGCACTCAGcatatgttgttgttggtgtcagGAGGTGTTTTGTGCAGAGATTATCTGAGCGTGGTCACTGAGGCCACGTCATGTGAAAGTTTAACATTCATCAGGACTAAAAATGGAGGGAAACGTGGTTTAACCCTTCGTGTCCAGGTGTAAATCAGACCCACCCTACCAGCTGTGTGATCTGATCTGACTGAAAACGACTCTGAGGGCCTCGCCAGGGTtctgattgataagtctgtgtCCCGTAAACCTGTTTATTCTCCTCGTCTGTTCAATGATCCTAGACTGGGAGGAGGAAGTAGAAATATAGgccatcaggtgtgtgtgtgtgtgtgaggaccgAGGCCTCTGATCCAGGAGCCTCTAATCCGATtcaggggggggagagagagtggaggcagcagaggatTATGGGATTAGGGAGGAGAAGATGCGACATGAGATGGCCACTCCGCCGCTGCAGCCTGGCACGTTCACAGGTCGCCGTGGCAATGTTCAAATTATCACAccaaaaaacagacaaagactcACAAACCGGGGCCACAGAGTGATGCAACTACACCCAAAGGACCACCACCAGCAGATGGAGTCAGACGAAGGTGGATGTGAGACAGAAATCATCTCTGCGCAGCCAGCGACCTTCACAAACCACCTGAGTGGCTCAACTGCAGCCATAActcagagtaacacacacacacacacagacacacacacacaaagacacacacacacacacagccctgacCTCTCTGTTCAGTGTTTACGGCGGCTGCAGTGTGAACAACAAGATAAGACAGATGGGATTTACTGGATGGACAGATTGAGGATCTGTTCAGATTACGCTGCGACTGTGACACCACATCACCAGAGGACGCACACACAGGACGCCATGTTTTCTCAGGACAAGCCACAACTTCTTCATGTCATCAGCGATTTCTACACAACGGTCCAACACATGTGATTTTaagtgacacaaaacaaaccCACAAAACCACAAGAAGGCCCAGAACCTTTAAAAAGACACAACACTACCAGAGAAAgatgcaaagacacacaaaaccaccacaaagacacacaaaaccaccacaacaGGAGAccccacaaagacacacaatgacTTTAAACTGTCCATCAGTCGGCTGCAGTGAGGTTTTTGTGTCAcactgctgccatctagtggtgggACGTCACAATGACAGCTTTGACTGGCACTCACCTGTAAAGCCTCCTCACACAGGGACTTGTTAGAAGAATAtgaaagaggtcaaaggtcacagcatGTTTCATGCAGTGTTCACCctagaaacaacacacacacacacacacacacacacacacacacacacacacacacacacacacacacacacacacacacacacacacacacacacacacacacacacacacacacacacacacacacacactgccaggtGCTGACTCAGAGGCCTGGCAAACCTTTtcccaggaggaggagctgagtgGTTGTTAGGGAGACGGCTCAGCCCAGGGGAGCCTGGTTTGGCTCTGAGGACGCCCGGGCTGTTTGAGGACGCCCGTCTCCTGGGAGAAAAAATGCTGAAAGagacacgacacacacacacacacacacggaggagACAAAGGTGGaaagacagaagagaagaaaagatttCACACATGTCTATGAagctcaaaaaataaaacaatatgtaGTTTAAATCatctgaaggaaaaaaaacacgagGTCTCACTCTGACCCCAAAACCCAGAGACAAACGTCGGTCATGTGACCAGCTTCTGGTAAGTTTGTCTGCGCTTGTCTGCACAGACGTTCAGTGTTTGTAGTGAACAATGAAACAGTCTGTAGACGTCCGCGTGAGGAGTGAATTTATCCACAAACAAAGACTCAGTCTATCATCTAATACACGCTCTGTTCTCCAGGAGacgcagaggtcagaggtcggaGAGGCCggcagagggagaagaagaagtcacGGCAGGAATCCACGGCCTCACTGTGGCGATGATCAGCTCATCATATGATGTTATTACTCTGAGGTCTGTTTATGTTCCCCCTCAGATGTTTGTTTGGGGGTTAAAACTTTGGCGCCGGGACATGCCAGCTTCTCTTTAGGCCGACGTCTGGCCAACTGGAGCGCTGAAAGGAGCGTCTTCATTAAGATGCACGGCCAGACGCTTCCTCTGAAACGAGCCTTTGTCCCGAACACATTGCAGAGAGGCGGATCCAAGCCGGGACGCAGAGAGACActgtcattttaaaccatttctgctgctttaaagGACACTTCCATGAATTTAGACACCTCTTAGGTACACGCAGGCAGCTTGgcgtgttagcatgctagcatttgCTAATTTGTATGTCAGTGTAAAGCCTAATGTTAGCATCTTCAACAGCTATACTAAACATTATAGTAAAGAGTTAGCTAGGTGCTAAAGTTGctttagcattaaaaaaaaatgtctgcactTCCTCACTTGTCTCAGAAGTGGGCGGGCCCAAAAAATATCTCTGTATGATGTCATCaatatttacatattacatATCTTGCTAACATTTACACAGCTAAAAGCTATATTTAGCAGTGTGAAACTTAGCTAGCTTGCGTGCAGGCGTATTTTCACCAATGCTAGCTTGGTGTGTTAGCATGCTTTTAGCACTCAGGTTAAATATAATAGAAGGTCATGCTAATATAAATAGCTTTAGCAGGGATTAGAGGAGTTTGAGTTAGCATAGATAAAAATTTGCTAGCTAGGTGATGGAACATGTCCCTTTCTTGTCTGAGGTGTCTCTGTCCACATGTCATTGTTTAGCGCCCCCTAGCTGTGTGGAGGTTTGCATCTACAGTCTGATTTTCACTTGAAGCATTTGAAACAGTGCAGTGTGAGCTGCTGATTGTGGTGGGAGCCGGTCAGTGGAGCGAGGGGAGGAGGACAGACGGGATTGGTCAGCAGTTTGACCTCAGCACCACACACCACCACCCACATGCTGCTGCGGTATAAAGGCTGCAGCCCATCGTCAGCCTCAGCTCTccggactcacacacacagtctgcctgCACTCACGCTGCGGTAAGAGCATCGCTGtgactttcatttcagtttctccctctgactcctctgtgttttatcaCAGGATCCTGCCTCTGATGACCATGACGGACCTGGAGACGGCGATGGCAACCATCATCGCGGTGTTCCAGAAGTACTcggagagagagggggacaaACACAAGCTGAAGAAGAGCGAGCTGAAGGATCTGCTGCAGGACGAGCTCCCTGATCTGATGGCGGTGAGAGAGACCCTGACGAAGCTGCAAAGTTTTCTGTCCTGatctgacctcctcctcctcctcctcctcttcttcctcctcctcctcctcctcctcctccctgcagcatGTGAAGGACCAGGCCACGCTGGACCGCCTGATGGAGGGACTGGACACCGACGGCGACGCCGAATGTGACTTCCAGGAGTTCATGACATTCATCTCCATGGTTACCGTCTGTTGCCACGACTTCTTCGAGCATGGGGacgagtgaggaggaggaggaggaataagTGAAGCCTAGCAACGCACAaactgtggaggaaaaaaaacaacacaactagTAGCTTCTAAACACGTAGGCTGGCTGCTGGCTGAGTCACTTCTAGCGTAGCTTCATTTAGTCGAGTTTCTGAGTGAGTAAAGTGGTAAAAATGGCCGCTGAGACGTCAGGTTCAGGAGAATTTCTCGCCCCTTTCGATAAAAACATGTGGCGACcagattaaaattaaattaaagttaCTCACTTGACTATCAAacctggaggagaaggagaaaataTCTGACGATCACACTGTATAATCACATATCTGTCAGGCTAACAGAGCtacatttaaagggttaatatgtcATTGGCTTCTTGTGTTTCGAGCATTTAAATGGTGAGTAATACTCCACTTCTTTCTTATTGCAGGATTACGTCTGGTTTTAAGTTTTTGAGTTGAGTTCAGTGTTATAAACGCTGTCCCTGctgcttcatgtgtttttagtCCTGATCCCGTTTGAAGGCTCTGACAGTGAAACAGTGTCATTTTAATAAGTTCCATTAAAGACGCTCTAACCGTCAATCGATCGATCTTCATCACAGCATGTGTCTGATGTCtgagtgttttctgtctgttggatcagaggaggagattaaagtcagaagtttaaagaaaagaaagacttATTCCTTCATtgttatcaacacacacacacacacacacacacacacacacacacacacacacagatgatgcaaGAGGCAGCTGCAGGCCCTCAGACATCTGCAGGCTGTTCGGCATCGCAGAGAGGTGGAGTCTGCGTCGCTATTGGCCCAAAGAGGAACAGATCTGAGCCCAGGGGACTGACACCAcacccatctgtgtgtgtgtgtgtgtgtgttgtctagCACACgctctgttgtgtttcttcttcttcttctgctgcagaTCAGAACTGGTGAGTTTATCCGTCTTTTACTTGTTTCTGCTGGATTAAACTGgactaaggtgtgtgtgtgtgtgtgtgttcatgcactTCTGTGCAGGCTGACTGTTGTTATGGAAACACTCAGgatgttttctgctgtcacTCCTTTGACTTCATGTTTCAGAAACTGGGATCGATTGTTTGGTGAAATTTGTCAATCACGTATCAGGAAAAATGATCAATACTGATCAATAATACTGCCAAACGATGACATTCCGGCAGCACGGTTAttgatttgtgtgtaaacagacacaCTGTCATACTTTTAGGGCACTAAAACGACACACTGCACGGTGAGGCGTGAGGACAGAGACTGAAGAGTGTTTATAGACGTGTGCATGTTAGCAGTTAGCGTCGAGCTACTGTTAAATCACATGGTaatgtatgctaagctaaagcaGTTAGCACTACATAGCTTCTGTTACAGAACATCACAGTGACAGTCCACAccctgccagcagggggcggcagacacacagacgcttCCTGATTGCGTGTTTTTATTGCAGGTTGTCGTCAGCATGCACACCGACGCCACCCCCGCCACCGTCCCATCAGGACACACGCGTCCTCCGTTCTCAGAGGCTGTGACCAGGATCGGGACCAAATGTAGGTACCACAGAGGTGGGGGGTGCATGCTCTGCTGCGTGAGCTGTGTGGCAGGGAGTGTCTTATCAGCCCGCTGTCAGAGAGGAGCATGGGAAGTGTGAGGCCTCGGGGGGCCTGTCGCCGTGGAGATaagagcgacacacacacacgcacacacactgatacctGCTGGCTGTGGTTTCCACAGCAGGGCCGAGCGGGGTCAGCGTGGGCTATAAACAGCAGCGTCCCACAGACGCGCCTTCATGTGGCGTCACTGATGAACACGCAAACATGGCGGCATGTTTATAATGAACCCTCCTGTCCTCCACAGACAGCCTGGCAGACGCTGAGGATCTGGGCGCCTTAATCGGAGGTGAGACTTTTTAGGTTTCTATTGAAGAATCAATCAGAGTGATCAGATCTAAATGTGAtgctgacccccccccccccaggcgTCGTCTGCggcgtgctgctgctgctgatctgcATCATCACGCTGATGATGTGGTGCCTGTCCAGACAGAAGGGCTCGTACGTCACCAACGAAACCGAGGACGACTACGACGACCTCAACAACGAGGACGAGGACGAGTCGTTCGGGTCGAGCATCGCGCTTCAAAGCAAAGAACCTCTGAAGcccaaagaggaggaggagtgaggtcAGAAGACGCGCTCAGGACTTTGTCACGTGAGAAGGGAGGAGAAGCTCAGCTGCACGTTGCACACCGGCAAAGACAAAACTGTTTAGAACAGCAGGTCTGCCTGATAATCCTGGAGAACATCATCATTCCATATGATATTGGACTGAAGATGATAAACTGTCCTGACACGTCACATGTTATCTGATATTTAGCAATAATTTGATTCAAACATTATAAATAAGAAGAATCTGAACGTTTTCTGCAGACTTCCTGTCTTGAATACCTCCTGTGATTCTTCCACCAGCAGAGCATCAAGTCAATTGAAGCTTTTTTTGTATATTGATCACTCAGCTCcactgatgctgtttttttactgttacCATAGAGATGACTCTTAGTACTTCTTACCTCGTCTGATGCTTTTATAATAAAGTTTTGGTCTTCTTCACGTCTCTGAGTGATGCACTGGCTCCATCTTGTGGCTGAAATGGAAACTGCACTCCTGATTTTTAACTTCATGCCTGGCATGTTTAACTCTGaagaacagacagcagagcttcTTACTCACTGTGAGGCGTCACGTCCACCGCGGTCCTGGCAGGcgtcacgtgtgtgtgtgtgtgtgtgtgtgtgtgtgtccagcagctGCTTGTTGAGTTCTGTTTGAAGAAAAAGCAAAATATTAGGAAAAAGGAGAGAATAGAAGAAGGACTCAGACGGGGTGCTCAGAATCAGACGCTCCAGCCTTGTTAGCATGGCGAGCTTATTTCCATATTAACGACCCCTCACAACCTTCAAAGTGACGAATAATTGACaacaaatgaaatgttttgATTGTCGGTGGCGCCCGCCGCCTTTAATGTTTCATATGTTGCTTTCCAGCTAATTATGGAGATGGCACATTTGTCAGAAAtatgcccccccctcctcctgctgaggacagaggaggtgagggagggTGGGAGGCGGGGGAGGTAATTAGCTAGCAGGGAATGCTCGATGACCtgagaggcaggcagagctcaCAGGCGATGCCTGGCCACAGGAACGACAGATATGAGAGCCACcgaggtgacacacacacacacagctgctctgtgatcGTCTGCTTCGGTCTGAACAGGCCGAACTCACCTGCAGACCAAAGATGCCATATTTATACAGTGTGGAAGTGGGCGGGGCTAACTGACTGACATCACACACAACATGGTGAAGCTGCAGAGATGTTAAACTTCGACAGGTGACCTGatgctgctctctgattggtcagttcacaGAAATTAAGTAACATTGAGTGCAGTGGCACTTTGACACCCCCTGCTGGTGATATGAGGTTATAACAACTGTGACGTAAGTCTGCAGGGTCAGAATCATCTAATCATATAGTAATTAACATGataactagctagctagcagccaGACTGGACACTACTGACTGTTGTTTGTAGATGATCTTTGAAAGTCTACGTGGTGCGTTCAAGAGCAGCAGGTTTGTGGGATGTTTGGAACAGATAGTAGCAGCAGTCATTAACACAGCCTTTAatgctgctctctgttctgTGTGACATGAAGGAATCCAACAACTGAGAGCGCCATGGCAACACAACGGTGCTGTGAGGCGCCATAAAGCCGGCTCTGATTTAAGCTTTCCCAAACGAACGAACGTCATAAATCGTTTCCTTTTTTGGTAATTTTTCAGCATCCTAACGTGGTGGTTAATGAATAGTTAATAATGAAATGATGTGTTCAGTGTGCGATGGACTTCAGGACACCTCGTCTCTCTGATGCACCTTGACGAGACGACAGACAAACCAGAGCTGACAGAGGTCGTCTGTGTCAGACTGAGCGACAGCtggagaacagtgtgtgtgtctgtgtgtgtgtgtgagctataTTTACACCacaagtgtttgtttgtgtacatctgtgaagtgtgtgtgtgtgagacagtccAGTCAGGTCAGAGTATCCTGAAGACACTGTCAGGCAGGATTGATTTCGTCTTTTTTCCCGATCCGTGCGAGCGTTCCTGTAACACAGCTGACCCCCCGAGTTGCGTTACCTTGTCATTCTGCGACACGGATCGCAGCGAAGACGAGCTGGAAATAGCCGCGTGGCGACCTTGAactctgaggaggaagaagaggaggcgcCATGagtgacaggacacacacaggaagagattTCAATTATTCTGATTTAAATATGTCCATTTAAATTCAAATGTAACCTCTGAATCAGGATTATTTTGCATACTCTAGGCAAATGTTGTAATATTCAATCATTCAAGTGCAAGTCGTGAATGTGtggtttttatttgtgtacTGTTTTGACACTAATATCTACAGTTacactgtgtttttaatagtCCAGTGCAGAGACACTTCCACCAagcagccactagagggcagggCAAtaccaggaaacacacacactcacctcaaGCAGCCGGAATGCTTTCAAatcctctcatacacacacacacacacacacacacacagagagctgacggtgacctttgaccccgaGCAGCTGCAGTGAACGTCCAGGAAAGGCTGAGTCGCTCACTTTCACTCACTCAGAGATGACGTCTCCTCCCGTCTGGCACACAAAGCCGCACGAATCCAACACTGCGAAGAGTCGAAAGTCTTGTTCAGTCACATGTTACTGAGCAAACTGCAGCATGTTTGACATGAACATCATATTCATAGCACGGGCGACAGCAGGTGAGGCTGTCCACACACTTTTGGACAGATCCTGCATGATCTCCCTGCAGATCAGCTGATCGACCTCATTTCGACCACAGTACGATGAGTCGCCTGTGTCATCtggtcctcacacacacacacagtgagagagtgCCCAGCTGGGAGAGCgagctgctccctctctctctctatgagAGCTATTTGGTTGGTTATGGATCCCTGAGGGACGCTGCTGCCTCCTGTGAGCAGGGGATCCACGCCAGGCCCTCAGTCGcactgtgtacatgtgtgtgtgtgtgtgtgtgaggacacaaCTCTGACTGGCACTTTCTCAAGTaagccatcagtgtgtgtgcacatgcatgcacaaacTCCGAGCAGCATCTCTTACAGATCCGTGCGGTTTGAGGGTTAAAGGTGTAAACAGGCCgatcagctgtttttttgtttacatcagatgctgctgctgcgttAAGGACACGCAGCTCAACCGTTCAGCCACACAATTCAGGTTTGTTAGCAGAAAAAGACGCAGCTTTGATGATGAACCATGAAGTCCGGCCACTGACACACAGGCTTAGCAGAAAACAGCTGCTATGTGGGGTTAGCATTAGCACGTAGCTCCTCTTCTAGTCAAGCTGAGGCCGTTCTCTGGACTTTTTGTTGTCGCTTCTTTACTTGTTGCTTGCTCTAACTGCTGCTggtgagtttgtttgtgtgcacgcTGACACAGCGCCGGATGCATCGTCATCCACGTCGCCGGCTTAAATTGACGCCGCTTTTGGTGCTAACGCTgcgtccctcctcctcctcacccccctcccccctccgtCAGCTCTTAGTTTCAGTTTCTGACTCGCCTTTTCTGGCTCCAACAACTTTGTTCCATTTCTCATTCTGTGGAATAATTACAGCTTTATAGCATTCTCCTCTGCTCGGGCATGCTGTagatacacccccccccctcttttttttttggctctcATTAATAATTCACAGAAAGAGACTGGGAAATTTTAGTGCAATTTGCAGCTGCTGAATCCCAGTTATTGTTTTGCAGAGAGGGAGCAGCTCGGACGGAGGCTCTGTAGTCCTGAATGTAATTTGGCTGTGTCTCTCTGACAGGCCACACATCATTACGGGGGGTGAGGAagacgatgtgtgtgtgtgtgcgctcagtcCAGCCAGTCAAACACACTGTCCTCATGTGTCGCTCCGCGCTTCCTTAACGCTTTCAGATGCTGTTTGTTCATATTTATGCCTGATAACCATCGATGTTTTATTCCGTTTGTTTGCGTTGGAGCGGGCGGCCGCTGAATAATTCAGAGACAACAGGAAACTTTTAAAACGCGACGCCGCCTCTGAAAGACAAGCCCGGGCTTTGTCCAAGTTTGCTTCAGAGCGTCATGGTGGACCgagaataaaataaagcaaaagaagctgaatttctttgattattgattttacagaaatgtaaataaagtgTGAGCAACAAAAGTCCACAAAGAGCTCGGAGCTGCGTGTGCATATCTGAAGATATTTAGATTTTcctcatgtgactgctggtcacatgtgagtccatCGTGGCTTCTGGCTGCGCTGAGCAGAATGTTTTTACTGCAAACGGTTTCATTTCGGGAGAATTTTCAGTTCTAGAGAAGGATTTTAAATTCTCCTCACCTCCACAGCTCCGTGTGTTCACCTGCTTTGTCCCAAAAAAAGGACAGTTAAGGTTAAATCTTTGCAAAACACTGCACTGTAACTACCTAACATTAAGAGTTGGTgcagatttcttttctttttctttccattgtgaataaaaaacacaaataaataaaaatcaaataaaggAAAGCAGCTCTCCTCCTCAGACTTGGGCCCGGGCCTGACCTATTTAGCACAGAGTATCTGATAACAGGAGAGTTTAGGCCTGTTTAATGGTAGGTGACACAGCCGTGTCCTGCAGTCTTCTCTGTCTTAATCCCTGGCATCTTCAGTAAAAGATCTCTCCGAACAAACTGCGCTCCTTTCTGGCATCCAGCTGCCGCAGGGAAGAGGAGGCTGTCAGGGCGCATTTCTTCCCTGCTCGCCAGCCATTCCTCAGgagagccctgtgtgtgtgtgtgtgtgtgtgtgtgtgtatataaaccccccctcttttctttttttggcgAGTTAGGTAAActgaggggaggaagagagagagagagagagagaggtggcaGCTCTCCCCCCTCTGGAGAACAGTTCCACCTTAAGCTCTTTTTGGAAATTACAGGAATGTTTCTCTTGTCACCTTGCCTCCAACATGGCCGCAAACAAGCTGCAGTGAAACTCACTGGTGCGTTTGTTCCAGAgcggcagaggaggaagaagaagaggaggaggaaggaggaggatgatgccCGGCGGGCTGTTGTTTCGTGTCATCCTCTGATAGCGGGTTTTGTTTGGCCAGAGGAGGTTTGTGCAGAGGGATGCTGAACGCCAGGCTGACTGCGAGCGCCGTAATCTCACTGACCTCACTGCCCAGccggcgaggaggaggaggaggaagaggaggaggaggaggaggaggaggaggaggaggaggaggcccggCCGCTGCCCGTTTTCTTTCCCCTCGTCGTTTGGAGAAGCTGGGAATCCAAAGTTTGAGTCACAAATCAATCACGTACATTTCACACATATTTACTAATGTTtggacttcttcttctttctgtgcgCTGGCGCCCCCTGTAGATCCATGTGAAAACGTCTTAACACTGACACGTCTTAACACTCTGAGTTGTAACAGAACGCTGGAGGTGTGACGCTTCCTTTGACGCCTCGTTTCCCTGAGTTTCACGACACCATCCGCACATAAATGAGACAAAATACGCAGAATGATCATCTCAGGATGCTGGAAGCTCGACCCTCACGTTCAGGAAAGTGAGTCACATGAAGCATTTTACAGCATCTAACCAGCGTCTCTTCTGATTAAACAGATGCTCTGAGGCTTTAAGTTGCAGATTTTCCACATTAGATCAAAATTCAACCATCAAATCCACTTAATGCCTCTGAATGTATCAGACAGGATGTCGCAGGGTTAGAAGGTGACACGAGGTGCTGGAAATGTCTGCATAACCTCCCTGAAAACAGCATTTGTACATTTTCCTGCAGTGTTATTAAAGCATGAAGCCGTGTAAAGCTGCATCGACCTAATCAGgccaaataaaaacatggcGGCGCTCCTCCTCTCACATCAGAGCGGGGCAGAGTTAACCAgctctctcagcagcagcagcagcagcagataagGCCGAGGTCGACCCCCCCACACGCCCCCCTCCCACAAACAGAGCGGCGTCCGCGGCGTCCAGGAAACCGGAGTTTTCCCCCCAATCAAAAGTTCCATTAACCTGGAGCACCGCCAGCTAATTGAGAGCGGGAGAGGGTGAGATGTGTCGCCGTGTGGCGGCTGGGCGACGTGCCGGCGTCAGCAGACGTCACGCCGCCTGACATATTTGTAATTATGTGGGATAATAGGAGAGGAGCCGGGGCTGGGAGTGGACTCCTTACAGGAAGAGACAATGAGCAGGAGCCAACCTTTGATAACCCGCCTCACGTTTCCAGCACGCGGtggggggagaaaaagaaatcCACAAATCTGCATTACTGTTTTTGAAGATTTATGAATGTGAGCTTCACACATGCTCAGTGGCAGTTCATTATGTTTCCTGATGGTCTCTTATCTCCTGCAGAGGGTGAACGATATTCTAATCTGTCGCCCCAATAGCCTTAAGCCGTGGTACGGCGAGTGGGCCAACTTTTGTTCCGTATAATCCCTCCACCCTGACGAGGGGAGGTCATGTTTGTCAAAATGTGGCCAAGTGAACATGGAAtatttcccctcctcctcttccttcttcttctctggcttAATTTGGAATTAAAAATGCATGCGATTTCCAACTTTAGATCTCCAGAGAGAGCCGTAAACAAGTATGAAATTAAGTGTCTTTTGAAATGCGGCGGCAGGGACGTGGGTCGAATCCAGACGCGCACATTATTCTGGCTGAAGGGTGGGCGGGTGACCGGAGAGACCTCTCCAGGCGGATCACTCAGGAGTCCGACACAAAGACCTCACACCACTGTAGGTGTGTTCATACTCGGGAACGGCATTAAGGTTAagagctgaaaaataaaaaccatcaTCCTGAGAATCCATCGCCTCAATTTACCAACAACCAGATCACGTGGCTGATTTCGGTTACTCTGACATGTCAGGAgcgacacacactgacccaATGCTGCAGGAGATTCAGGGGAGGTGACACCTGATTGCAGAGAATCAATGAATCACATGTAAACGAATGAGACGATGCCTTCAGGGACGAGCTAAAGAATCATCTGGCcttaaaatgcaaacatttgGCATCATGTTCTTTGTCTtttcatccctccctctctctccattttACATCGTCTCAATATTTACACCTCCTCATGAGCTGCGCCGCTCTTTGCTCATTAACAGCAGCCACGTTTGTCCCTCTCTCTTTAATGGCGGGTCGCGAGGAGGTCACGCGGCACCTCCAGTCAAAGACGCCGCATCCTGTTCTGCCTCAGGCGTGTTTGGCAAA
This region of Parambassis ranga chromosome 2, fParRan2.1, whole genome shotgun sequence genomic DNA includes:
- the LOC114431772 gene encoding glycophorin-C-like, which encodes MHTDATPATVPSGHTRPPFSEAVTRIGTKYSLADAEDLGALIGGVVCGVLLLLICIITLMMWCLSRQKGSYVTNETEDDYDDLNNEDEDESFGSSIALQSKEPLKPKEEEE
- the s100b gene encoding protein S100-B, whose product is MLLRYKGCSPSSASALRTHTHSLPALTLRILPLMTMTDLETAMATIIAVFQKYSEREGDKHKLKKSELKDLLQDELPDLMAHVKDQATLDRLMEGLDTDGDAECDFQEFMTFISMVTVCCHDFFEHGDE